A window of the Hordeum vulgare subsp. vulgare chromosome 5H, MorexV3_pseudomolecules_assembly, whole genome shotgun sequence genome harbors these coding sequences:
- the LOC123395311 gene encoding uncharacterized protein At1g76660-like isoform X2, whose product MAAPGSSTGGGGSRSQQQQQPQQDKSIWVGCFSGLSCFGSQKGGKRIVPAARMPDGNTSTNRGNAQSGGNANQNGAMNLSLLAPPSSPASFSNSALPSTAQSPNCFLSISANSPGGPTSNMFAVGPYANEPQLVSPPAAFSTYTTEPSTAPLTPPPELAHATTPSSPDVPYARFLSSSMGLKTAGKDHNMHYYSGGSGLQGPYPLYQPGSPSSSLISPASVTPRTGLSSPIPEQNVPTAAHWKTSRSACDTPYSIASPIPEQEVPTAHWKHSRSACDTPYSRTSPSNIFGLDSAATRNSLLDSNFFRPAASAQFYLDQAYNGGRLSVSRDKQQDVDEVEAYRASFGFSADEMVTSTQRYAEAPDAALDDGFSISPFGNSAPANNTEEVCLFNDPLPNHVSKMGRSLSNAKEMMSSPSKKPADQLPHKAVHLDIFKGTKGGYLSEDDASAAKDCHPFRMTRDEISLKPIEVRKKSPGGQQACSDAEVEFRRARSLREANSVLSWRSTLSRNLQ is encoded by the exons ATGGCGGCGCCGGGGAGCAGCACTGGCGGTGGCGGCAGCAGatcccagcagcagcagcagccgcagCAGGACAAG AGTATATGGGTTGGCTGTTTCTCTGGCTTGTCATGCTTCGGGTCGCAGAAGGGTGGAAAGCGTATAGTTCCTGCAGCACGTATGCCCGACGGGAACACATCGACTAACCGTGGAAATGCTCAGTCTGGTGGCAACGCCAACCAAAATGGGGCCATGAATCTGTCCCTCCTCGCGCCACCGTCATCGCCGGCGTCCTTCTCCAACTCTGCACTTCCGTCGACTGCCCAGTCACCTAACTGCTTCCTATCAATCTCTGCAAATTCTCCTGGTGGCCCAACATCTAACATGTTTGCCGTCGGACCATATGCCAATGAGCCTCAGCTCGTCTCGCCGCCGGCAGCCTTTTCGACCTACACAACCGAGCCATCCACAGCACCACTGACCCCTCCTCCTGAGCTAGCTCATGCGACCACtccgtcctctccggacgtcccgtATGCCCGGTTCCTCTCGTCGTCTATGGGTCTTAAAACTGCAGGCAAAGACCACAACATGCATTACTACTCTGGTGGTTCAGGGCTCCAGGGGCCTTACCCACTTTACCAGCCAGGGAGCCCTTCTAGCAGCCTCATTTCGCCTGCCTCTGTAACTCCGAGGACCGGCCTTTCCTCGCCTATCCCTGAGCAAAATGTTCCTACTGCTGCTCACTGGAAAACGTCTAGGTCTGCCTGTGACACGCCATATTCAATCGCTTCACCCATACCCGAGCAAGAGGTCCCTACTGCACACTGGAAGCATTCCAGGTCTGCCTGTGACACTCCGTATTCCAGGACATCGCCGTCAAACATCTTCGGGCTTGATTCAGCTGCCACAAGAAACTCCCTGCTAGACAGCAACTTCTTCCGCCCGGCGGCGTCTGCTCAGTTCTACCTGGACCAGGCTTACAATGGTGGCAGGCTCAGCGTCTCGAGGGACAAGCAACAAGATGTTGATGAGGTCGAAGCATACAGGGCATCGTTTGGGTTCAGTGCAGATGAGATGGTTACGAGCACTCAGCGTTACGCAGAAGCACCGGATGCCGCGCTCGATGATGGATTCAGCATATCCCCATTTGGTAACAGTGCCCCTGCTAATAACACAGAGGAGGTGTGCCTGTTCAATGATCCTCTGCCTAATCATGTGAGTAAGATGGGTAGATCACTTTCGAATGCAAAAGAGATGATGTCAAGCCCCTCAAAGAAGCCAGCAGACCAGCTTCCACATAAGGCAGTGCACCTTGATATATTCAAAG GAACAAAAGGGGGGTATCTGTCCGAGGACGACGCGTCGGCTGCGAAAGACTGCCATCCGTTCAGGATGACGCGGGATGAGATATCTCTGAAGCCCATAGAGGTGAGGAAGAAATCCCCGGGTGGGCAGCAGGCGTGCTCGGACGCTGAGGTCGAGTTCAGAAGGGCGAGGAGCCTGAGAGAAGCCAACAGCGTCCTGTCGTGGCGCAGCACGCTGTCAAGAAACCTACAGTAA
- the LOC123395311 gene encoding uncharacterized protein At1g76660-like isoform X1 translates to MAAPGSSTGGGGSRSQQQQQPQQDKQSIWVGCFSGLSCFGSQKGGKRIVPAARMPDGNTSTNRGNAQSGGNANQNGAMNLSLLAPPSSPASFSNSALPSTAQSPNCFLSISANSPGGPTSNMFAVGPYANEPQLVSPPAAFSTYTTEPSTAPLTPPPELAHATTPSSPDVPYARFLSSSMGLKTAGKDHNMHYYSGGSGLQGPYPLYQPGSPSSSLISPASVTPRTGLSSPIPEQNVPTAAHWKTSRSACDTPYSIASPIPEQEVPTAHWKHSRSACDTPYSRTSPSNIFGLDSAATRNSLLDSNFFRPAASAQFYLDQAYNGGRLSVSRDKQQDVDEVEAYRASFGFSADEMVTSTQRYAEAPDAALDDGFSISPFGNSAPANNTEEVCLFNDPLPNHVSKMGRSLSNAKEMMSSPSKKPADQLPHKAVHLDIFKGTKGGYLSEDDASAAKDCHPFRMTRDEISLKPIEVRKKSPGGQQACSDAEVEFRRARSLREANSVLSWRSTLSRNLQ, encoded by the exons ATGGCGGCGCCGGGGAGCAGCACTGGCGGTGGCGGCAGCAGatcccagcagcagcagcagccgcagCAGGACAAG CAGAGTATATGGGTTGGCTGTTTCTCTGGCTTGTCATGCTTCGGGTCGCAGAAGGGTGGAAAGCGTATAGTTCCTGCAGCACGTATGCCCGACGGGAACACATCGACTAACCGTGGAAATGCTCAGTCTGGTGGCAACGCCAACCAAAATGGGGCCATGAATCTGTCCCTCCTCGCGCCACCGTCATCGCCGGCGTCCTTCTCCAACTCTGCACTTCCGTCGACTGCCCAGTCACCTAACTGCTTCCTATCAATCTCTGCAAATTCTCCTGGTGGCCCAACATCTAACATGTTTGCCGTCGGACCATATGCCAATGAGCCTCAGCTCGTCTCGCCGCCGGCAGCCTTTTCGACCTACACAACCGAGCCATCCACAGCACCACTGACCCCTCCTCCTGAGCTAGCTCATGCGACCACtccgtcctctccggacgtcccgtATGCCCGGTTCCTCTCGTCGTCTATGGGTCTTAAAACTGCAGGCAAAGACCACAACATGCATTACTACTCTGGTGGTTCAGGGCTCCAGGGGCCTTACCCACTTTACCAGCCAGGGAGCCCTTCTAGCAGCCTCATTTCGCCTGCCTCTGTAACTCCGAGGACCGGCCTTTCCTCGCCTATCCCTGAGCAAAATGTTCCTACTGCTGCTCACTGGAAAACGTCTAGGTCTGCCTGTGACACGCCATATTCAATCGCTTCACCCATACCCGAGCAAGAGGTCCCTACTGCACACTGGAAGCATTCCAGGTCTGCCTGTGACACTCCGTATTCCAGGACATCGCCGTCAAACATCTTCGGGCTTGATTCAGCTGCCACAAGAAACTCCCTGCTAGACAGCAACTTCTTCCGCCCGGCGGCGTCTGCTCAGTTCTACCTGGACCAGGCTTACAATGGTGGCAGGCTCAGCGTCTCGAGGGACAAGCAACAAGATGTTGATGAGGTCGAAGCATACAGGGCATCGTTTGGGTTCAGTGCAGATGAGATGGTTACGAGCACTCAGCGTTACGCAGAAGCACCGGATGCCGCGCTCGATGATGGATTCAGCATATCCCCATTTGGTAACAGTGCCCCTGCTAATAACACAGAGGAGGTGTGCCTGTTCAATGATCCTCTGCCTAATCATGTGAGTAAGATGGGTAGATCACTTTCGAATGCAAAAGAGATGATGTCAAGCCCCTCAAAGAAGCCAGCAGACCAGCTTCCACATAAGGCAGTGCACCTTGATATATTCAAAG GAACAAAAGGGGGGTATCTGTCCGAGGACGACGCGTCGGCTGCGAAAGACTGCCATCCGTTCAGGATGACGCGGGATGAGATATCTCTGAAGCCCATAGAGGTGAGGAAGAAATCCCCGGGTGGGCAGCAGGCGTGCTCGGACGCTGAGGTCGAGTTCAGAAGGGCGAGGAGCCTGAGAGAAGCCAACAGCGTCCTGTCGTGGCGCAGCACGCTGTCAAGAAACCTACAGTAA